The genomic region TTCTTCTTCGCTTTTCAGCTCGATGTAGGCATCGATGAAGTCGTCGCTGAATACGCCGCCCTTGGTCAGGAACGCACGGCCCTTGTCCAGCTCTTCCAGGGCTTCTTTCAGGCTGCCGCACACTTGTGGGATCTCTTTGGCCTCTTCAGGCGGCAGGTCGTACAAGTTCTTGTCGGCGGCATCGCCTGGGTGGATCTTGTTCTGGATGCCGTCCAGGCCGGCCATGACCAGGGCAGCGAAGGCCAGGTATGGGTTGGCCGCTGGGTCCGGGAAACGCGCTTCGATACGGCGAGCGCGAGGGCTGGACACGTAAGGAATACGGATCGAGGCGGAACGGTTGCGGGCCGAGTAGGCCAGCATTACCGGCGCTTCGAAACCTGGCACCAGACGCTTGTAGGAGTTGGTCGACGGGTTGGTGAAGCCGTTCAGGGCCTTACCGTGCTTGATGATGCCGCCGATGAAGTACAGGGCGGTGTCGGACAGGCCGGCATAACCTTCGCCAGCGAAGGTGTTCTTGCCTTCTTTGGCGATGGACAGGTGAACGTGCATACCCGAACCGTTATCGCCGTACAGTGGCTTAGGCATGAAGGTCGCGGTACGGCCGTACGCATCGGCCACGTTATGTACGCAGTACTTCAGGGTTTGTACTTCGTCAGCCTTGGCGACCAGGGTGTTGAACTTCACACCGATTTCGTTTTGGCCGGCAGTGGCCACTTCGTGGTGGTGAACTTCGATGACCAGGCCCATTTCTTCCATGGCGTTGCACATGGAGGTACGGATTTCGTGGTCGTGGTCGAACGGCGGAACTGGGAAGTAGCCACCTTTGATGCCCGGACGGTGGCCCTTGTTGCCGCCTTCGATGTCTTGGTCGGACATCCACGAACCCTGTTCGGAGAAGATCTTGAACATGGAACCGGAGATATCGGACTTGAACTTGACCGAGTCAAAGATGAAGAACTCTGGCTCAGGACCAACGAATACGGTGTCACCGATACCGGTGGACTTCAGGTATTCCTCGGCACGCTTGGCGATCGCACGTGGGTCGCGGTCGTAGCCTTGCATGGTCGAAGGCTCGATCACGTCGCAGACGATGATCAGGGTTGGGTCTTCGGTGAACGGGTCGAGCACGGCAGTGCTGTCGTCCGGCATCAGGATCATGTCGGAAGCTTCGATGCCTTTCCAGCCAGCAATGGAGGAGCCGTCGAACATTTTGCCTTCTTCGAAGAAAGCGTCATCCAGCGCGTCGCGAGCCGGCATGGTCACGTGGTGCTGAGTGCCTTTGGTGTCCGTGAAGCGCAGATCAATCCATTTAACGTCATGATCTTTGATGAGTTGAACCGACTTCGACATGGTGTCCTCCGGGTGGCTTCGGGCTGGGTAGTGGAGTTAGCCCTTAGAATGTGGGTGATGCCGGCGCGGATACTCCGCCATGGCAACCTGCCTCACAAGAGAGCAAATTGCATGCCAGTGCGCCAACATGGCCGTTTTGCCTCAAAATGGCCCCTATAAAGGTGCAATCCGTCAAAACGCAATAAATAGCGCACTGCAATGTAGCGTTTATTTGTGCAAATGACCCGTTTTGGTGCGTTGCACAAGCGGTGCATATTAACTGGTTAAACCTTGAGCGATTTCCGCTATAATCCGCGCCCCCCTTTTTCAGCAGGCCCGGCGCGCGCTGTTTCCATGAAATTAATCGTTAAAGTCTTCCCCGAGATCACCATCAAGAGCCGACCGGTACGGACGCGTTTCATCCGTCAGTTGGCCAAGAACATCCGTGCCGTGCTCCGTGACCTGGACCCGGCTGTGGTGGTGAACGGCGTGTGGGACAATCTCGAGCTGGAAACCCGTATTACCGACGCCAAAGCCTTGAAGGACATGACCGAGCGCCTGAGCTGCATGCCGGGCATCGCGCATTTCCTGCAGGTGGATGAGTACCCGCTGGGTGACTTCGACGACATCACCGACAAGTGCAAGCAGCACTACGGCAGC from Pseudomonas synxantha harbors:
- the glnA gene encoding glutamate--ammonia ligase, giving the protein MSKSVQLIKDHDVKWIDLRFTDTKGTQHHVTMPARDALDDAFFEEGKMFDGSSIAGWKGIEASDMILMPDDSTAVLDPFTEDPTLIIVCDVIEPSTMQGYDRDPRAIAKRAEEYLKSTGIGDTVFVGPEPEFFIFDSVKFKSDISGSMFKIFSEQGSWMSDQDIEGGNKGHRPGIKGGYFPVPPFDHDHEIRTSMCNAMEEMGLVIEVHHHEVATAGQNEIGVKFNTLVAKADEVQTLKYCVHNVADAYGRTATFMPKPLYGDNGSGMHVHLSIAKEGKNTFAGEGYAGLSDTALYFIGGIIKHGKALNGFTNPSTNSYKRLVPGFEAPVMLAYSARNRSASIRIPYVSSPRARRIEARFPDPAANPYLAFAALVMAGLDGIQNKIHPGDAADKNLYDLPPEEAKEIPQVCGSLKEALEELDKGRAFLTKGGVFSDDFIDAYIELKSEEEIKVRTFVHPLEYELYYSC